Proteins from a genomic interval of Flammeovirgaceae bacterium SG7u.111:
- a CDS encoding DinB family protein, translating into MKSPTLVSEFVEQSIFRLKENLGKIEKCVAELSEEEIWKRPNESSNSVGNLIVHLCGNVTQYIISSLGEKEDLRERNKEFEAKGGWSKAELLAKLSTTVREASEVISTMDEETLLKMRSVQGYEFSSLGNILHVVEHFSYHSGQIAFWVKLLKDKDLGFYAGLDLNAKNKVG; encoded by the coding sequence ATGAAATCCCCTACCCTCGTCAGTGAATTTGTAGAACAATCTATTTTTAGACTGAAAGAAAACCTTGGGAAAATTGAAAAATGTGTGGCAGAACTGAGCGAAGAGGAAATTTGGAAGCGACCAAACGAATCATCGAACAGCGTGGGAAACCTGATAGTCCACCTGTGTGGAAACGTGACACAATACATTATTTCCTCCCTTGGTGAAAAAGAAGATTTGCGAGAAAGGAACAAGGAGTTTGAAGCCAAAGGGGGTTGGAGCAAAGCCGAACTGCTCGCCAAGCTTTCGACAACAGTACGGGAAGCTTCGGAGGTAATAAGCACAATGGATGAAGAAACCTTATTGAAAATGCGCTCGGTGCAAGGCTACGAGTTTTCCAGCTTGGGAAATATCCTTCACGTAGTTGAACATTTCTCCTATCACAGCGGGCAAATCGCCTTTTGGGTAAAACTCCTCAAAGACAAAGACCTAGGCTTTTATGCTGGTCTGGATTTGAATGCTAAAAATAAGGTGGGGTGA
- a CDS encoding Txe/YoeB family addiction module toxin, producing the protein MRYVFVDESWEDYLYWQKTDKKKLKKINELLKDIARNPFDGIGKPEPLKHKYSGFWSRRIDSEHRLIYKYQEDEILIAKCRFHYD; encoded by the coding sequence ATGAGGTATGTTTTTGTGGATGAGTCTTGGGAAGATTATTTGTATTGGCAAAAAACAGATAAAAAGAAGCTAAAGAAAATCAACGAATTGCTAAAAGATATTGCCCGAAACCCATTTGACGGGATAGGCAAACCTGAGCCATTAAAACACAAATATTCAGGATTTTGGTCGAGAAGAATTGATAGTGAACATAGGCTCATTTATAAATACCAAGAAGATGAAATCTTAATTGCAAAGTGTAGGTTTCACTACGATTAA
- a CDS encoding type II toxin-antitoxin system prevent-host-death family antitoxin, producing the protein MLTTTVSDFRKDIKSYLDKVAKNFETLIINRGKESGIVVMSLEEYNSLMATSHELSSRKNEMRLDSAIEKLKAGKGVSKGLIEE; encoded by the coding sequence ATGCTGACCACAACTGTTTCAGATTTCAGAAAAGATATCAAATCCTATTTAGACAAAGTTGCAAAGAACTTTGAAACCTTGATTATCAATCGAGGGAAAGAGTCTGGTATTGTAGTAATGTCTTTGGAAGAATACAACTCCCTCATGGCTACTAGTCATGAATTATCGTCCCGAAAAAATGAAATGAGGCTAGATTCCGCTATTGAAAAACTAAAAGCTGGAAAGGGTGTTTCAAAAGGCTTAATCGAGGAATAA